DNA from Daucus carota subsp. sativus chromosome 1, DH1 v3.0, whole genome shotgun sequence:
TTATCTTCGTACCCTGATCTTGTAATGTTAATCAAGACTAACATGTACATCTAATTTATGGGAGATGTCGAGATGGTACCTGACAAGCGGTTTTTTAtagtagaaaaaaaaaaacttagagTGAATGTATAAACCGCGGAAAAGCTTATGAACTACCTGCAAACACATAAAGAATTCGTATAAatgttttactccctccgtccctttttatctgtccattttggaaaaaaaaacacataccaaggaataattgattgcatgaactttttcattaaatacctctaattaatatcttgaaaatggtggaatactcctactttatgtcttgaaaacatgaattcaaccaagttttatcaagccttgaaaattgaaattatggagatatatttgaaaaactatcattaaattagttttgaaagtataaatggacagataaatagggacaaatttttacttccaaagtggacagataaatagggacggagggagtagatgtTTTTATGCGCGAATAATTTACTACAATCAATTATCACGGATTCGGATCTCTGTCTATTTGACTAACAATTGTCATGAACTTCTTTAAAGCGTGTGAATTATAGCTGGTAGGGCATACATTGAGAAGAGACTTCTGGTCTGGTTCTGGAGAAGTACTAATAATTCATGCATGTAATATTTCATGTGGATGAAAAGCACGCTGCCTAGTTGACAAAAGACTAGTGTCTTTCAAAGTTTCTTTCAATGCGCGCTTCACCAAAATCACTGCACTCTATACATGTATTTAAATGTAAATAAAAACACGGCTCTTCGACTGTAACGTGCACCCATAAGTTAAAAGAGGGATTGAGGGAACGATATAAATCTAATTTTATCGTAATTAATTTTGAACGTactccaaattttttttatgaatgattgtgacaaatatatgattaattttaattggatgTTACTCGTTAATGATTAATATGTAGACAGGTTTTCACATTGTTATGAGTATGAGCTCaatcaatcatatattataaactggatttggaattattttttttgaaaacatagtatttttcattaattttatatcaaatccacataattatatacaacataggatcagtgttctaaaaatccctaATTTAATCGATTAATCTCCTccaaggtcggccaccgattcgatttttgaaatctgattaatccttgtatatatatatttcttaatcgaagtatttatgataaatcattaaaataaaaaaaaatactatattcctttaaatatgaataattatagagtttatgaatatagtaaatatattagttactaaatagctaatataataataattaaatattaaataatattttcatattaaaataaatctgattttcactccgattaatccccaatttccgattaatccctgaatcggtagctcaaccgattaagtccgattctcAATTTCTGTAACACTACATAGGATATATTtgggtttaaaaaaaaagttaacaatatgaaatATGGACtttaatgaattgtatatgattttgattttactcggattcttgataaaatatagttggattgaaatcccacaaaatctatcaatttattaaattcaaaaaaaatccatcagcatttgaatatcatcatattttaatggattttaaactatCTCAATTGAATAGCATcagatttttaagcataatttaaaatcctccTTGAATACcgattttgtaacataattaaaaatctcaattgaatacccccaaaattttaataatttgtatataaaattatcaaacaaattaattattcaaacaaatTCCTGACTCtggattagattatatttataaaattttgacaaaataattttattgacgCATTATTATtttctcattatttttttaaactaaaatatcaTATTTCATACTTTTAACgaggaaatataatttaaaaataatattttgaattacacataataataatgataatactaatattattttatttttttaaaatttaactaattatctatgtatcaatatattattttaaaataatttatatacaccAAATCAAGAGGGGAGTCCGATTATCACTTCCCAGATATCTAAAATACATGAATAACTTGTGCCAATCAAATGACCACTGACCTCTACATGTGTTATCAATTCTTTGATCTGAGTGCTGGTTTGGTTTAGTTTGGTTGGACGGAGGATGTAACTTTTTTTAGAAAGaatgttttttccttttttttctaACATAAGAATCCTCGATCGCTGCTATTCGGGTGCGTGCCAGCTGATGGCGGACTCTTTTCAAAAGATTTATACTTCTCTTTTATACAAATTACCTGTGAAGTTTAATAAATATGTTTGGTTGACAAAACTAACTGGATAATCTAATAAACATGTTTGATTGACAAAAgtgaatttaattataaatttattattaataaattttaaatattttctatatcctttaatttattataaaaataaattgatcaatatttttttgtatattattcTTCCTTGTTATAATATTGACctaagatatattttatattttttatatattagtttattaAACAAATTAAGTATTCAAACTTATTCATGACTTTagatatttataaagttttgacaaaataatattattaatatgttatcatattttttttattcttttattaaattaaatgaacatattctagatttttgttagtaaaaaaatataattcaacaataatattttgagttacatataataaattttttgaaattttactaATTATTATTGCTATGCAtcgttatattattttagaataggTTATGTATTTTTCCCGATATATTACATCAAAATTAAATCTACGAGtttcaacaataatattttgagttacacataataacaaaataaataataataataataataataataataataataattttaaaatttaattagttattattattattattaatgtatctgtatattattttagaatggATCATGAATTTTTGtgttaaattacataaaatttaaacttaCATGTGTAAGTCTGATTAAGCGAGAGGGAAGTGGGTAAGTAACTTACTGCATTGGAAGTGGGTAAGTAACTTCCTGACTAAGCGAGAGGGAAGTGGATAAGTAACTTACTGCATTCTATGGTTATTGTAACTCTCTAGTGGAGAAAGTGTATAGGTAACTTTCTGCATTTTACAACTACTGTAACAACACTTGTAATTACACTCCTATCTCTCTTTTAGATataccaaaaaattatatagattaACATTTCTCAGATATTTAAATACGTGACTAATTTCATGTCTACCAAATGACCTCTGAATGAACTCTTATCAACTAAACCAACTCTTCAAGAGTTTAGCATACACTTATCTTAACtaattcaatataaataaaagaccTAGCAAAATTCAACTATTATAATTGAACTCATGATAACTCAAAACTCAAACTATAGCTCATCAAACTATGACAAGCAATATATCTCATGGGATAACTTAAAAGGTATTTAGAGATTCAAATATTAGTCAAATTCAGTGAAGGACAACTCACAAAGTCTAAGCACACCATCCAACTaatcagagcatctccaagactAATATCTAAACTCATTAGCTATAATGTTAATTATCTAAATagataatacaaattttttgcTAACAGTGAAGGTTTTTACTCTAATAGtgttatgtaaaattattataagCTAAAATTAACCTAATAGCCTTTTTGGTTCAACAAATCTATTGAATGATACTTTGTtatctattatttttttgctaaagtaTGATAGTTATGGAGTGCAATtgtttttacatattatctaaAAAATCCACCTAGATGACACATAGGATGACACATAGATTTTTAGTTAACAGTTTTGAACCCTTGGAGATTCTATCAGTAAGACAAAAGTCCTAGTGAACTAAAAAAAACCATGGATTTGCAATGCAATATATTGAAATTAGTTATAACACAACACATAAAAGCTTTTCTAAGGCGATTAGTTGTAAATATAgattaattgaaaaatatttgttgaTCTATCATATATAGTACTCATGTGGTGACCactataattttaatgtttttaaaTGTCAAAGCAATTGCTAGGTTAATTAGAATTATAGAAAATTATCTTGGTTTGCTGGAGTTGcttattttttattacaaattttgCTTTTAGTGTGTGATAATTATTGAGAAATTTTGGTGCAGCTGTTTTTTATGGTCAAcaaatttgtttgataattcAATATTGTTGTTTGTGCTATTCATCCGATTCAACATTGATAATTACGTagtttaaaatgaataaaagtatttttatttatcatatattgagttttccttttaaatataattatgagctatacacttaaaatttgcaaaaaaaatttgaaaattttaaacttaataaatgaaattatattttaatcatatCGAATTACCAGCAAAGAATCTCACCGTAAAGAACTAGCTAATTTGGTTGACATTTTACCAAAAATAcctattttttgacaaaattctTGTCATTAAGAGCGTCAAAATTAGTTAATcagtcaaaaataattattttcgagATTTTATTTTAACAGTCTATTTTCTAAAGAATGCCGTCGAAATTAACTGTTTTTGAGTGGTgtctgaaatatatattttcacaaaatactcaaatgaaaattatatgtgaccagaaaaaaatatatgatttctcAAATAGTATACATAAAGAAAATACTCAAATGAAAACTAGCTAATATATTTTGtacatattataaaatcatgtaATCAACAAATTTTAGTCTAATTTTGCTTTCAGCTGTATAAAATTTTCTCGTAATTATTTTGTCATTTACATAACGTACATCAATTCTagcaaataatataataatttttattgaacAAATCATAGAACAATTATGTATCGTACCTACAAAATATTGTATAGTTTTCAAAATAAGAAACAAATTCAGAAAAACTCCAATATgaatcatcaaaatcaaaaaaatttattcgaTAACAGTATAAACTGAAACAATACAAGTAAAACTCATCCTCACATCCTGTCATGCAGGCTTCTATATATCTAACCTACTTGCCGAAGcaagaaaaaataattgaataaaaaaataaagcagCAAAAATGGTacaagcaacatctaacccacGCAAAAAAGAGTACTAACCTAAAATGATATGAATGAACCCCGAATTCATTGTTTTACATCTTCTTTGTCCAAATCGTTTTCTTCAATTTCACGAGATTCTTTATTGATATCgatatttctcatttttttagcACCCTTTTCCTCATTTACTCCGATCTGAAGAGCTTCAACACCatcattttcattcttgacagaTGTTTTTTTCGAGATCTCGATATTATTGCGAGGAGGGCGTAACGCTCCATTTCCGGGATGCCGTGGCATGAGATTATCGTAAAAACTGCGAACTCCGCGTCGAACTTCCACGTTTTTACTTTTTGCACGACAAATAGCTAGTTGTTGAAACACCATATCCAACTCGACCTTCACCTGTTCGCACTTGTCATAAAGACTCTTCACCATCCCGCAAGACCCTCCCACCGGATCCATCACTCGAAGTTCAGCCTCCTCGATCATCGACCTAACCACGATCTCTCGTTGATTCGGATCCACCGTTTTAACCGCATTGATGATATTTCTGATACCAAACAGCTTGTGAACGTTGAGAAACTCGGCCTGGCGATGCGGGGGAAAATAAGGAGCCAGAGGACAATCAGGAGCACATTTTCGACGTTGGTGTTTACATGCAGCACATGCCTGTGACACATTTGTGCCAGGACCAGTCATGTATAGCGGCAGATTATATAGCCTTGTTTCATGGGATCAGTAATATTGCGTGTACCAGCGAGAAACTAAAATCTACAAATGAGGGTAAAATGTCACTACGGATATGTTCAAGTTGACCTATGTGCAACGGAATCGGACGCGGGCAGTGACGTAACCAGGATTTTTTGTAGTGACGTTTAAGAAATAATCATTTATAACTATTGttattgaatatttttataaaaatgtcataatttaaaagttatgatttatttgttaatattaaagtataatgcaaaaaacaaattatgaaacttttaatataatttataaagttgtaacaataatatcaaataataaattagaaattagttacatctaaatattttagtttaaatattaaGTTCAGGAAAATACAAAACAATAGATAAGATTTGGATAAACAACTTAATTTCTGTTTAAaaatagagtgatattttttttcaaaaataaataaacaaataataataattcggttaaccagataatataaaaaaaaaattaatataaaactagGTATAACTTTTTAACTTTCAATTTTAAACTATTCAACTAAGTTACATATATATCAGAGTGTATTTTTTATCGATTATAATAGGATTTTATAGTTTTAGCAAATCTTGTTTGCAAAACTCCGGTCAAACatctattaattattaatattgaagtctgaaaaaaaaatgagatcTTTAAGAACAGAAAATACTGCGCAGGCTGGGATCATCTTAAATTTGATTTCCAAATCTTCTTATACGTACGCTGTATAAACATGGAcgaatatatttatttcaaattaatttgataGAACTTTGATATTAGAAATGTATAAACATAATAATGAACATAAAATCAGACGCTTCTCCCTCTTCTGCAGGCGACTTTCATCTTTAAaacttattactccctccatccctctcACGTTTTTACGGGTTTTTTCCACTGGTCGGCACGTATTTTTAAacacttataaaatataattacgtaatttatttttcagatttttttatataaatattcaaacatcaaaattttatttaaaatataaaagattaaaaaatatattataaaactctATATTCCAGAAGTATTAATATGCGTGTGGCCAAAACTACCAGCGGCGGACCGAATACTAGAAAACGATCGCACCGACATATACGACAAATCCAAATTAAATAGAGAGAtagattaatattaaataaacaacAAACCACGTCATATGTCACAATCCAAATTATGAAGGGATAATACATTAATAGTATTAAACAACGTAGTAGCTGGTTAATTGTGATAAGCTCGAATttcaaatttagattttaatatctttatttattattCGTTTGGTGTAACCACGTGAGAGTTACCACTACAATAAAACTGGGTTTTTACGACGGAAGTTGAGACGCAAGTCCGTCGTACGTAAGTTCTTACTTTACGACGGACTTTTTCCGTCGTTTTTATCAAGTCGAAAGTTGCAAAATACGTCACAACTCCAAACATGCGTCGTAAGTATTAAAACCGTCGTAAGTTACAGAATTTACGACGGAACTTTCCATCGCAAGTATGTTGTGGGCCCCAAATCCTTGCCTGGATAAATTTTATCTTACGACGCATTGTCCGTCGTATATTAACTATCTTACGATGAGAGTTatggttatttttatattttatttgtgagagtatgattttttatttagtgATAAAAGTTTTAAGGGATTGTAAATATAGTCGATAACTCAAACATGATTAACTTCAACTGAATGTGGAGAGGAGGGTACCTGTAAAtatcttatctttaacaaatcATGTGATTCCAAGAAAAGTGGATTAATCAGCGATTGTTtctgttttatgtttgtttgatGCGATTTTTTTTTAGATGtcatatgattttttattattgaattgattttctactaaaaaaataataatataagaggAATAACGTGAGATAGATATGActaattttaatgaaaaatagTAGATgtctaaaaaatattttcaatttttttttactaaatttaGTTGACAATTGATTTCACTCACGCTAATAATGAGACTCATGTACTGACTCATGTACTTACATAAACTATCCGATCAAAATTAGTAATCAGAAATGTAATCTGAGACATGTAGTATTACTAATTTTAACGGGAGGGTCCATTTATATACTGGATCctattattaattttgattataattaataGTACATTATCAAttagatttaataaaatttttttggagtattcaacattttttataatataatgtaCGAGGAATGAACAAGCCGGACTTACGCGACAAAGACAAGTTAGGTGCAGAAAGTTACGTATGCATAAACATAAACATTAATATTCACTCCGTGCCTTTTTAGCtgtcacatttgattttgtgccggtcaaattgaccaaaatttaatagaaatttattaattttttatcaataaataaaat
Protein-coding regions in this window:
- the LOC108199884 gene encoding LOB domain-containing protein 22; translation: MTGPGTNVSQACAACKHQRRKCAPDCPLAPYFPPHRQAEFLNVHKLFGIRNIINAVKTVDPNQREIVVRSMIEEAELRVMDPVGGSCGMVKSLYDKCEQVKVELDMVFQQLAICRAKSKNVEVRRGVRSFYDNLMPRHPGNGALRPPRNNIEISKKTSVKNENDGVEALQIGVNEEKGAKKMRNIDINKESREIEENDLDKEDVKQ